A part of Curtobacterium sp. MCLR17_036 genomic DNA contains:
- a CDS encoding flagellar FlbD family protein, with protein sequence MIVVTRLNGSGFAVNPDLVERIQETPDTTLIMVDGAKYIVRESMADVIDLIAAYRARIVGMAYGTDTSVGTVRDATGPQPTLAPVAPIHPQHPRVQDGGR encoded by the coding sequence ATGATCGTCGTCACACGACTGAACGGCAGCGGATTCGCTGTGAACCCCGATCTCGTGGAGCGCATCCAGGAGACGCCGGACACGACGCTCATCATGGTCGACGGGGCGAAGTACATCGTCCGCGAGTCCATGGCCGACGTCATCGACCTCATCGCCGCGTACCGCGCCCGGATCGTCGGGATGGCCTACGGCACCGACACCTCCGTCGGCACGGTCCGCGACGCGACCGGCCCGCAGCCGACCCTCGCCCCGGTGGCGCCGATCCACCCGCAGCACCCGCGCGTGCAGGACGGGGGTCGCTGA
- a CDS encoding MotA/TolQ/ExbB proton channel family protein gives MDIATIIGILLAFGALFGMAQMEHVEMAGLFLPAPMLLVFVATIGCGVASTTLKDALAAFKAVPKAFTGKVTPPQSVIDDVVGLAETARANGLLALEQEADKHDDPFMKKALQNIADGTDGDELRILLEDEIESNNAPMRSASAFFMGLGGFAPTVGIIGTVVSLTHVLANLGKPDELGPLIASAFVATLWGLLTANFLWLPFGGKLRKLAQLETDRQTLLMEGLLAVQAGSQPRLLGERLKAMVPPAARVDAAAGKGGKGAKSVDADDQQLAA, from the coding sequence GTGGACATCGCGACCATCATCGGGATCCTCCTGGCCTTCGGCGCCCTGTTCGGCATGGCGCAGATGGAGCACGTCGAGATGGCGGGGCTCTTCCTGCCCGCGCCGATGCTCCTCGTCTTCGTCGCCACCATCGGCTGCGGGGTCGCGAGCACGACGCTCAAGGACGCCCTCGCCGCGTTCAAGGCCGTGCCGAAGGCGTTCACCGGCAAGGTCACCCCGCCGCAGTCGGTCATCGACGACGTGGTCGGCCTGGCAGAGACGGCGCGGGCGAACGGGCTGCTCGCCCTCGAGCAGGAGGCCGACAAGCACGACGACCCGTTCATGAAGAAGGCGCTGCAGAACATCGCCGACGGCACCGACGGTGACGAGCTGCGGATCCTGCTCGAGGACGAGATCGAGTCGAACAACGCGCCGATGCGGAGCGCGAGCGCGTTCTTCATGGGGCTCGGTGGCTTCGCGCCCACGGTCGGCATCATCGGCACCGTGGTGTCGCTGACCCACGTGCTCGCGAACCTCGGCAAGCCGGACGAGCTCGGCCCGCTCATCGCCAGCGCGTTCGTCGCGACGCTGTGGGGCCTGCTCACCGCGAACTTCCTGTGGCTGCCGTTCGGCGGCAAGCTCCGGAAGCTCGCGCAGCTCGAGACGGACCGGCAGACCCTGCTCATGGAGGGCCTGCTCGCGGTGCAGGCGGGCAGCCAGCCACGCCTGCTCGGCGAGCGGCTCAAGGCGATGGTCCCGCCGGCGGCCCGGGTCGACGCGGCTGCGGGCAAGGGCGGCAAGGGCGCGAAGAGCGTCGACGCCGACGACCAGCAGCTGGCGGCCTGA
- a CDS encoding flagellar motor protein MotB, which translates to MSANPRGRGRGRAKKSHDEAEHPDERWMASYMDMITVLMCMFLVLFAMSTVDQQKYIQLKNSLATGFGEVKSQKVDTASGTVVTKDQVEDGSGYSTDKSQADHSTASSGTKDTNVDPASTVVPTTASKQDLAAAKRELDDLTKLERAIQRNLSKAGQTANVQFTVDARGLTVRLVGSETYFGTNSADLSAQAEGIMDAIAPVLRTSHHDVSIEGHADQRNSTAPYATNWELSAARATGVLRDLVERGGMPGDHVQSVGFGSSRPLAKGGTEADLALNRRVDIVVLSNADQDVSALMPALAKAQDGATAG; encoded by the coding sequence ATGAGCGCCAACCCCCGCGGGCGTGGCCGTGGCCGCGCGAAGAAGTCGCACGACGAGGCCGAGCACCCCGACGAGCGCTGGATGGCGTCCTACATGGACATGATCACCGTCCTGATGTGCATGTTCCTCGTGCTGTTCGCGATGTCGACGGTGGACCAGCAGAAGTACATCCAGCTGAAGAACTCGCTCGCCACCGGCTTCGGCGAGGTGAAGTCGCAGAAGGTCGACACCGCGTCCGGCACCGTCGTGACGAAGGACCAGGTCGAGGACGGCTCCGGGTACTCGACGGACAAGTCGCAGGCCGACCACTCCACGGCCTCGTCCGGCACGAAGGACACGAACGTCGACCCGGCCTCGACGGTGGTGCCGACGACCGCGTCGAAGCAGGACCTCGCGGCGGCGAAGCGCGAGCTCGACGACCTGACGAAGCTCGAGCGTGCGATCCAGCGCAACCTTTCGAAGGCCGGACAGACCGCGAACGTGCAGTTCACGGTCGACGCCCGCGGGCTGACGGTGCGCCTGGTCGGCAGCGAGACCTACTTCGGCACGAACAGCGCCGACCTGTCCGCGCAGGCCGAGGGGATCATGGACGCGATCGCGCCGGTGCTGCGGACGAGCCACCACGACGTCAGCATCGAGGGCCACGCCGACCAGCGGAACTCGACGGCGCCCTACGCCACGAACTGGGAGCTCAGCGCGGCGCGGGCGACCGGGGTGCTCCGCGACCTGGTCGAACGGGGCGGCATGCCGGGCGACCACGTGCAGAGCGTCGGGTTCGGGTCGAGCCGCCCGCTGGCGAAGGGTGGCACCGAGGCCGACCTCGCCCTGAACCGCCGCGTCGACATCGTGGTGCTGTCGAACGCCGACCAGGACGTCAGCGCCCTCATGCCGGCACTCGCGAAGGCGCAGGACGGAGCGACCGCCGGCTGA
- a CDS encoding flagellar motor switch protein FliM — MTETLTAPEVYDFARPSTLAREHARVLELAFETFARQWGTQLTAKVRAVSQVTCEQVQMTTYDEYAASLPALTGMVLLPIAHLSAKGVLQVPLDAALTWVSHALGASKPLPTPERTFTPIEQALVRKIVEDALDDLRYSFGGLLVHEVATGGFQFNSQFAQAAQKADLMIVASFSIRVGDRVAPGTLALPAEAVLPQLGETASTPSPADTQALLDAQLAGVPVGVGLRFASASVLPQQVLRLAVGDVLPLPHPQHRPLTIAVDGEPVGTAAVGANGSRLAGIVVTTTTSEQHA; from the coding sequence GTGACCGAGACCCTGACCGCGCCCGAGGTGTACGACTTCGCGCGCCCGTCGACGCTCGCCCGCGAGCACGCCCGGGTCCTCGAGCTCGCCTTCGAGACGTTCGCCCGGCAGTGGGGCACGCAGCTCACCGCCAAGGTGCGCGCGGTGAGCCAGGTCACCTGCGAGCAGGTGCAGATGACGACGTACGACGAGTACGCCGCCTCGCTGCCGGCGCTCACCGGCATGGTGCTGCTGCCGATCGCCCACCTCAGCGCGAAGGGCGTGCTGCAGGTGCCCCTCGACGCCGCGCTCACCTGGGTGTCGCACGCGCTCGGCGCTTCGAAGCCGCTGCCGACGCCGGAACGCACCTTCACGCCGATCGAGCAGGCGCTCGTGCGGAAGATCGTCGAGGACGCCCTCGACGACCTCCGCTACTCGTTCGGCGGGTTGCTCGTGCACGAGGTCGCCACGGGTGGCTTCCAGTTCAACTCGCAGTTCGCCCAGGCCGCGCAGAAGGCCGACCTGATGATCGTCGCGTCGTTCTCGATCCGCGTCGGCGACCGGGTGGCGCCCGGCACCCTCGCGCTGCCCGCCGAGGCGGTGCTGCCGCAGCTCGGCGAGACCGCGTCGACGCCGTCGCCCGCGGACACCCAGGCGCTGCTCGACGCGCAGCTCGCCGGTGTGCCGGTCGGGGTCGGACTGCGGTTCGCGTCGGCGTCGGTCCTGCCGCAGCAGGTGCTCCGACTCGCCGTCGGCGACGTCCTGCCCCTGCCGCACCCGCAGCACCGACCCCTCACCATCGCCGTCGACGGCGAGCCCGTCGGCACGGCCGCGGTCGGCGCGAACGGGTCGCGCCTGGCCGGCATCGTCGTCACCACCACCACATCGGAGCAGCACGCATGA
- the fliN gene encoding flagellar motor switch protein FliN: MTVTTLQTAAAESLAAQLPTAAPLGAVLLPGGATSVVLDAAADAVVASFVGGLSADLALVLTDLEAITAAGGTEHGIVAVTDVLRPSLEAAASVLGVGVLGEASRESAASLLADPDTVVFELAAGGVPGGWFGLRVRENGTVSAAVAPAALPTGNLGRINNVEMTLTVEIGRTRMSVRDVLGMEPGAVVELDRSAGAPADVLLNGRLIAHGEVVVVDQDYAVRITRILDVAESV; the protein is encoded by the coding sequence ATGACCGTCACCACCCTCCAGACCGCTGCGGCCGAGTCGCTCGCGGCGCAGCTCCCGACAGCCGCCCCCCTGGGTGCGGTGCTCCTGCCGGGAGGCGCGACCAGCGTCGTCCTCGACGCGGCGGCGGACGCCGTGGTCGCGTCGTTCGTCGGCGGCCTGTCGGCCGACCTGGCCCTCGTGCTCACCGACCTCGAGGCGATCACCGCCGCGGGCGGGACCGAGCACGGCATCGTCGCGGTCACCGACGTCCTGCGCCCCTCGCTCGAGGCCGCGGCGTCCGTGCTCGGCGTCGGCGTCCTCGGCGAGGCGAGCCGCGAGTCGGCCGCGTCGCTGCTGGCCGACCCGGACACCGTCGTGTTCGAGCTCGCCGCCGGCGGCGTCCCCGGTGGCTGGTTCGGGCTGCGCGTGCGTGAGAACGGCACGGTGTCGGCGGCGGTGGCCCCCGCGGCCCTGCCGACGGGCAACCTCGGCCGCATCAACAACGTCGAGATGACCCTGACGGTCGAGATCGGACGCACCCGGATGTCGGTGCGCGACGTGCTCGGCATGGAGCCGGGCGCCGTCGTCGAGCTCGACCGCAGCGCCGGTGCCCCCGCCGACGTGCTGTTGAACGGGCGGCTCATCGCGCACGGCGAGGTCGTCGTCGTCGACCAGGACTACGCCGTCCGCATCACCCGCATCCTCGACGTCGCCGAATCCGTCTGA
- a CDS encoding flagellar biosynthetic protein FliO encodes MDTLLITLRVALSLGVVLALMWVLHRASRKRFTGGRTSGRRAASVEVVGRQGIGGKASVVVVDVEGERLVLGVSEHGVNLLTSGQAPAPELTIVTGPVTLPVRPAPSADAFRQELALHADATPGLPSDAAATAEPLPMRPRNRRQQRTVVPTAAQLQGSILSADTWRQAAAALRNRRAG; translated from the coding sequence GTGGACACCCTGCTCATCACCCTCCGCGTCGCGCTCTCGCTCGGCGTCGTGCTCGCCCTCATGTGGGTGCTGCACCGCGCCAGCCGCAAGCGCTTCACGGGCGGGCGGACCTCCGGACGCCGCGCGGCGTCCGTCGAGGTCGTCGGGCGGCAGGGGATCGGCGGCAAGGCGAGCGTCGTCGTGGTCGACGTCGAGGGGGAGCGCCTCGTCCTCGGGGTCTCCGAGCACGGCGTGAACCTGCTCACGAGCGGGCAGGCACCCGCCCCCGAGCTCACCATCGTGACCGGTCCCGTCACGCTGCCGGTGCGTCCCGCCCCGTCGGCCGACGCGTTCCGTCAGGAACTCGCGCTGCACGCTGACGCCACCCCGGGCCTCCCGTCCGACGCCGCGGCGACCGCGGAACCGCTGCCGATGCGTCCCCGCAACCGACGTCAGCAGCGCACCGTCGTCCCGACGGCGGCGCAGCTGCAGGGCTCGATCCTGTCCGCGGACACGTGGCGGCAGGCGGCGGCCGCGCTGCGGAACCGGCGGGCCGGGTGA
- the fliP gene encoding flagellar type III secretion system pore protein FliP (The bacterial flagellar biogenesis protein FliP forms a type III secretion system (T3SS)-type pore required for flagellar assembly.), which produces MVTATGAHAAGAVGPTAPATPTPPAGGDFSVSVNGPDGGPSSAVVTLIGITLLSVAPALMLMMTSFTKIFVVLAMTRNALGLQSIPPNQVIAGLALFLSLFVMAPVIGHINDDALQPYLAGHLSFDQAVEIGTKPLRTFMLHQTRDEDLALITRAAGLDNPASTADVPMTTVIPAFIISELRSAFIIGFVIFIPFLVIDLVVSAALMSMGMMMLPPVMISLPFKILLFVLVDGWGLIIRSLIESYHVV; this is translated from the coding sequence ATGGTGACCGCGACGGGCGCGCACGCCGCGGGCGCGGTCGGGCCGACCGCCCCGGCGACCCCGACGCCGCCCGCCGGCGGGGACTTCAGCGTCAGCGTGAACGGTCCGGACGGCGGTCCGTCGTCCGCCGTCGTGACGCTCATCGGCATCACCCTGCTCAGCGTCGCTCCGGCGCTCATGCTCATGATGACGTCGTTCACGAAGATCTTCGTGGTGCTCGCGATGACCCGGAACGCGCTCGGCCTGCAGTCGATCCCGCCGAACCAGGTGATCGCCGGCCTCGCCCTGTTCCTGTCGCTGTTCGTGATGGCACCCGTGATCGGGCACATCAACGACGACGCGCTGCAGCCCTACCTGGCCGGGCACCTCAGCTTCGACCAGGCCGTCGAGATCGGCACGAAGCCGCTCCGGACCTTCATGCTCCACCAGACCCGCGACGAGGACCTGGCGCTCATCACCCGTGCCGCCGGCCTGGACAACCCGGCGTCGACGGCCGACGTGCCGATGACGACCGTCATCCCGGCGTTCATCATCTCGGAGCTCCGCAGCGCGTTCATCATCGGGTTCGTCATCTTCATCCCGTTCCTGGTCATCGACCTCGTCGTCTCCGCAGCGCTCATGTCGATGGGCATGATGATGCTCCCGCCGGTGATGATCTCGCTGCCGTTCAAGATCCTGCTCTTCGTCCTCGTCGACGGCTGGGGCCTCATCATCCGGTCGCTCATCGAGAGCTACCACGTTGTCTAG
- the fliQ gene encoding flagellar biosynthesis protein FliQ, translating into MNQQAVIDLVLQALLVAGKLAAPVLVTSLVVGFAISLFQSVTQIQEVTLSFVPKAVAVAIALVVCGNWMISEMVSFTHVAFDMIPKLLGA; encoded by the coding sequence GTGAACCAGCAGGCGGTCATCGACCTCGTGCTCCAGGCCCTCCTGGTGGCCGGCAAGCTCGCCGCGCCCGTCCTCGTGACGTCCCTCGTGGTCGGCTTCGCGATCTCGCTCTTCCAGTCCGTCACGCAGATCCAGGAGGTCACGCTCTCGTTCGTGCCGAAGGCCGTCGCCGTCGCGATCGCCCTCGTGGTCTGCGGCAACTGGATGATCTCGGAGATGGTGTCGTTCACCCACGTCGCCTTCGACATGATCCCGAAGCTGCTCGGGGCGTAG
- a CDS encoding flagellar biosynthetic protein FliR: MELAFDADRLEATMLAGVRLVAFLVIAPPFSYRAFPGAVKVILGLGLAIGVAPRVAVGYESLATGPFLLALLTQLLVGLGLGFLVFLVFAAVQSAGALIDLFGGFTLAQAFDPQSQVNGAQFTRLFQMAALALLFTSGGYQLIVGGLVRSFDAVPLTGSFGVDALAPLLVTAVSQMFLASLQIAGPLVVVLFLADVGLGLLTRVAPALNAFQLGFPIKIGLTVLFAGALFMALPSVVSSLTGDAVQAITGRG; the protein is encoded by the coding sequence GTGGAGCTCGCGTTCGACGCCGACCGACTGGAGGCGACCATGCTCGCCGGCGTCCGGTTGGTGGCGTTCCTCGTGATCGCCCCGCCGTTCTCGTACCGGGCGTTCCCGGGTGCCGTGAAGGTGATCCTCGGGCTCGGCCTGGCCATCGGCGTCGCACCGCGCGTCGCGGTGGGCTACGAGTCGCTCGCGACCGGGCCGTTCCTGCTCGCGTTGCTGACGCAGCTGCTGGTCGGGCTCGGGCTCGGGTTCCTCGTGTTCCTGGTGTTCGCCGCGGTGCAGTCCGCCGGCGCCCTCATCGACCTGTTCGGCGGGTTCACCCTGGCGCAGGCGTTCGACCCGCAGTCCCAGGTCAACGGCGCCCAGTTCACCCGGCTGTTCCAGATGGCGGCGCTCGCCCTGCTCTTCACCTCCGGCGGGTACCAGCTCATCGTCGGCGGCCTCGTGCGCTCGTTCGACGCCGTGCCGCTCACCGGTTCCTTCGGGGTGGACGCACTCGCCCCGCTGCTCGTCACCGCCGTGTCGCAGATGTTCCTGGCGAGCCTGCAGATCGCCGGTCCGCTCGTCGTCGTGCTGTTCCTGGCCGACGTCGGCCTCGGGCTGCTCACCCGCGTCGCCCCGGCGCTCAACGCGTTCCAGCTCGGGTTCCCGATCAAGATCGGGCTCACCGTGCTCTTCGCCGGTGCGCTCTTCATGGCCCTGCCCTCGGTGGTGTCGTCGCTGACCGGCGACGCCGTCCAGGCGATCACGGGACGGGGGTGA
- a CDS encoding EscU/YscU/HrcU family type III secretion system export apparatus switch protein → MSDSGEKSEKATDKRMREVHRKGQLGRSQDLGAWVGIAVVAMMVPSVIGNAAAAGTSQMAAVRTVIANPTIGTVDRVFHDAMASIGATLGPPLAVVLVAVTAAAVAQGGVHVRKLMPEPSHFDPVAGLKRVFGVQALWNGVKALLKTAVVGLVLWFAVQGLMPVLMTSGSLPLSAVLEAAADGAGTLLRAAIVAGLLLAAIDVFVVVRRNRKRTMMTKREVKDEHKSSDGDPLVKGQRRSRQLAMSRNRMIEAIGTADVVMTNPTHYAVALRYEPGKSAPRVVAKGAGPVADVIRSRAEDERVPIVRDVPLTRALHAACELGHEIPADLYTPVARVLSFVMALKARGAAAGTHAPPVPTTAAEVATVIDPATLTGDLRPRKLRPPRPEGLPA, encoded by the coding sequence ATGTCCGACAGCGGTGAGAAGTCCGAGAAGGCCACCGACAAGCGCATGCGCGAGGTCCACCGGAAGGGCCAGCTCGGGCGCTCCCAGGACCTCGGCGCGTGGGTCGGCATCGCCGTCGTCGCGATGATGGTGCCGTCGGTGATCGGCAACGCGGCGGCGGCGGGGACCTCGCAGATGGCGGCCGTCCGCACCGTCATCGCCAACCCGACCATCGGCACCGTCGACCGGGTCTTCCACGACGCGATGGCGAGCATCGGGGCGACGCTCGGTCCGCCGCTCGCCGTCGTCCTCGTCGCCGTCACGGCCGCCGCCGTCGCGCAGGGCGGCGTGCACGTCCGGAAGCTCATGCCGGAGCCGTCGCACTTCGACCCCGTCGCCGGCCTCAAGCGGGTGTTCGGCGTGCAGGCGCTCTGGAACGGGGTGAAGGCCCTGCTCAAGACCGCCGTCGTCGGCCTCGTGCTCTGGTTCGCCGTGCAAGGCCTCATGCCCGTGCTCATGACGAGCGGCTCGCTCCCGCTGTCCGCCGTGCTCGAGGCCGCGGCCGACGGCGCCGGCACCCTGCTCCGGGCCGCCATCGTCGCCGGACTGCTGCTCGCGGCGATCGACGTCTTCGTGGTGGTCCGCCGCAACCGCAAGCGCACCATGATGACGAAGCGCGAGGTCAAGGACGAGCACAAGTCGAGCGACGGCGACCCGCTCGTCAAGGGACAGCGCCGCTCACGGCAGCTCGCGATGAGCCGCAACCGGATGATCGAGGCGATCGGCACCGCGGACGTCGTGATGACGAACCCGACCCACTACGCCGTCGCCCTGCGGTACGAACCCGGCAAGTCCGCGCCGCGCGTCGTCGCGAAGGGGGCCGGACCCGTCGCCGACGTCATCCGGTCCCGTGCCGAGGACGAGCGCGTGCCGATCGTCCGCGACGTGCCGCTCACCCGGGCCCTGCACGCCGCGTGCGAGCTCGGCCACGAGATCCCCGCCGACCTCTACACGCCGGTGGCGCGGGTGCTGTCCTTCGTGATGGCGCTCAAGGCGCGCGGTGCGGCAGCCGGCACGCACGCGCCCCCCGTGCCCACCACGGCCGCCGAGGTCGCCACGGTCATCGACCCCGCGACCCTGACCGGCGACCTCCGTCCCCGCAAGCTCCGACCACCCCGCCCCGAAGGACTCCCCGCATGA
- a CDS encoding flagellar biosynthesis protein FlhA, producing the protein MNRKDLPKLVVPVFIVGIILLLILPVPSFLLDFLIIINILLALVILLTTLFVKKPLDFSVFPSLLLVATLFRLGLNVASTRLVLGEGFAGDVIQAFGHVAVSGSIIIGAVIFLILIVIQFVVVTKGAERVAEVGARFTLDAMPGKQMAIDADLNAGLITDEQAKERRAAVSAEADFYGAMDGASKFVKGDAIAGILIIVINLVGGIAIGMLQNGLSATDALSKYGILTIGDGLVTQIPALLMAVSTGMIVTRSGAESEMGASAATQLSQSRNALLIAGVAAIAMGFIPGMPILPFLLVGATLLFTGWRIGQNAAKAEREASQQQALEAAAPSGDTPEDLVEQMRVHALEILLAPDLVDMVSGASDDLLGRVRALRRKVAVDMGVVVPPVRTRDSIDLPPSTYAIRIAGVEAGRGTAPARSVLALGDHLDGLPGDTTVEPVFGLTGKWVPAELRHAAEMTGATVIDRVSVLVTHLQAIIGDNAARLLTREDVKVLTEGVKQVNPAAVEELVPGMLSMAELQRVLQGLLAERVPINDLGRICEALTLRAKASTDPEGLVEAARAALGPALAARHADAGTLRVIMIDPLLEQAMLEGLRPSEQGTQIVIDAHRIEQVLGSLRDAVRSVEDQGLSAVLVCAPQLRPAVHRMVAAQSNGLPVLSYQEATAAGSTIETVGVVRAADPIAA; encoded by the coding sequence ATGAACCGCAAGGACCTGCCGAAGCTCGTCGTCCCGGTGTTCATCGTCGGCATCATCCTGCTGCTGATCCTGCCGGTGCCGTCGTTCCTGCTCGACTTCCTCATCATCATCAACATCCTGTTGGCGCTGGTGATCCTGCTCACGACGCTGTTCGTGAAGAAGCCGCTCGACTTCTCGGTGTTCCCGTCGCTGCTGCTCGTCGCGACGCTGTTCCGGCTCGGGCTGAACGTGGCGTCGACCCGGCTCGTGCTCGGCGAGGGGTTCGCCGGCGACGTCATCCAGGCGTTCGGCCACGTCGCCGTGTCCGGCTCGATCATCATCGGCGCGGTGATCTTCCTCATCCTCATCGTCATCCAGTTCGTCGTGGTGACGAAGGGCGCCGAGCGCGTCGCCGAGGTGGGCGCCCGCTTCACGCTCGACGCGATGCCCGGCAAGCAGATGGCGATCGACGCCGACCTCAACGCCGGCCTCATCACGGACGAGCAGGCGAAGGAGCGCCGCGCCGCGGTGTCCGCCGAGGCCGACTTCTACGGCGCGATGGACGGTGCGTCGAAGTTCGTCAAGGGCGACGCCATCGCCGGCATCCTCATCATCGTCATCAACCTGGTCGGCGGCATCGCGATCGGCATGCTGCAGAACGGGCTCTCCGCCACCGACGCCCTGTCGAAGTACGGCATCCTGACGATCGGCGACGGCCTCGTCACCCAGATCCCCGCGCTGCTCATGGCGGTGTCCACGGGCATGATCGTGACGCGCTCCGGCGCGGAGTCGGAGATGGGCGCGTCCGCCGCGACGCAGCTGTCGCAGTCGCGGAACGCGCTGCTCATCGCCGGTGTCGCCGCGATCGCCATGGGCTTCATCCCCGGCATGCCGATCCTGCCGTTCCTGCTCGTCGGCGCGACGCTGCTGTTCACCGGGTGGCGCATCGGCCAGAACGCCGCGAAGGCCGAGCGAGAGGCCTCGCAGCAGCAGGCGCTCGAGGCAGCGGCCCCGTCCGGCGACACCCCCGAGGACCTCGTCGAGCAGATGCGCGTGCACGCGCTCGAGATCCTGCTCGCCCCCGACCTCGTGGACATGGTCAGCGGCGCGTCGGACGACCTGCTCGGCCGGGTCCGGGCGCTCCGCCGCAAGGTCGCCGTCGACATGGGCGTCGTCGTCCCCCCGGTGCGCACCCGCGACAGCATCGACCTGCCCCCGTCGACCTACGCGATCCGCATCGCCGGGGTCGAGGCCGGCCGCGGCACCGCCCCGGCGCGGAGCGTCCTGGCGCTCGGCGACCACCTGGACGGCCTGCCCGGCGACACGACGGTCGAACCCGTCTTCGGCCTGACCGGCAAGTGGGTCCCCGCCGAGCTGCGGCACGCCGCGGAGATGACCGGGGCGACCGTCATCGACCGGGTCTCGGTGCTCGTCACCCACCTGCAGGCCATCATCGGCGACAACGCCGCCCGGCTCCTGACCCGCGAGGACGTCAAGGTCCTGACCGAGGGCGTCAAGCAGGTCAACCCGGCCGCGGTCGAGGAGCTCGTCCCCGGCATGCTGTCGATGGCCGAGCTGCAGCGCGTGCTGCAGGGGCTGCTCGCCGAGCGGGTGCCGATCAACGACCTCGGGCGCATCTGCGAGGCCCTGACGCTCCGCGCGAAGGCGTCCACCGACCCCGAGGGGCTCGTCGAGGCCGCCCGCGCCGCCCTCGGCCCGGCCCTGGCCGCACGCCACGCCGACGCCGGCACGCTCCGCGTCATCATGATCGACCCCCTGCTCGAGCAGGCGATGCTCGAGGGGCTGCGGCCGTCGGAGCAGGGCACCCAGATCGTGATCGACGCGCACCGCATCGAGCAGGTGCTCGGGTCCCTGCGCGACGCCGTGCGCAGCGTCGAGGACCAGGGCCTGTCCGCCGTGCTCGTCTGCGCCCCGCAGCTGCGCCCCGCCGTGCACCGCATGGTCGCGGCGCAGTCGAACGGCCTGCCGGTGCTCTCCTACCAGGAGGCCACCGCCGCGGGCTCCACCATCGAGACCGTGGGAGTCGTCCGTGCCGCCGACCCGATCGCAGCGTAG
- the csrA gene encoding carbon storage regulator CsrA, which translates to MLVLTRKVGERILVGDDIVITVLDARGDGVRIGIDAPRGVKIQREEVVRAVTEANAEAAAAAAGADDDAEARLRRALGDRGGADQA; encoded by the coding sequence GTGCTGGTACTCACGCGGAAGGTCGGCGAGCGGATCCTCGTCGGTGACGACATCGTCATCACCGTCCTCGACGCCCGGGGCGACGGGGTGCGGATCGGCATCGACGCCCCGCGTGGGGTGAAGATCCAACGCGAAGAGGTCGTGCGCGCCGTCACCGAGGCGAACGCCGAGGCAGCGGCCGCCGCTGCCGGGGCCGACGACGACGCCGAGGCGCGCCTGCGCCGGGCGCTCGGCGACCGCGGCGGGGCCGACCAGGCGTAG